The genomic window aaaacagggagctagtttttgcaacatgtgctagtatatcaattttgcaaatatgatctaattcaattagatccctGATCAATTTTGtttatgtgtgacctattgggtttcacatctagctagcaatgggTCTGAGTGTAAGTCAATTtgctttgattagaatttaatcttaccaatttagatccaatcgaactaacccgatttcaacaattagaactcttgctaattggtgattgaattaaactgtttaattcgatcaaacctacaagacaagattgacatctagcaatgtatcatgtctgcctggaggatctaaaattttagtagaaatatcaaaaatatccttcagtaaaaagttaccgtacaatttgatcctgcgatctcctgcaccctgaatatgactccggatatagaatgatgtcaaatccaatatcatactcatatttctctcaatcttatatgatgattcaattaatgaaatattaaaaaattttctaatttttattctactttgatcaaaggcttcctgaatcatcaatcgatcagagtaagtaggatgcgatctcctcttaccaggagtgatcaattccatattgacctactcacacctccatacatattctatcatatctagaacacctcgtatatgactaagtcatgaatgagtatgaatcaaaaaatatggattcatgtatacaaggttctatcgtagtctcaggtcaaaggattatatgcacaactcccactataagaaaatatcttttgatggataagtaaatttcataagatatttcttaagtcggatcaattcaatgaactcattctctaatgagcacctacttccttgtattagtgtctcacacaagtggcatatgagattagccaccctctccatcaagcatacataggaagtgctagtctatccgaaatattgatctccttctcaatgctcctatgattagaaatattttaaatcagaatttttagaattttagatctcataggtatgatctcatcataaccctaaacttattatcctgatttatggagttcatcataatcattataaaagtaagatgcagcatatgatgaaaaatatcttttattatttaaagagtcaatacataagtctgaaaaattacaaaaaaaatccatcaaaatataaatttcaattggcttgtagggtatattcctttcaataCTAACTGACATGGTCGGCCGATTGCCTGATGACTGGCTATCGACGGTTCAATGGTTGACTGCTGATTGGTAACTCTTGTTTGGCCTTTCACGATGCCATCAACATATCCTGACATCAAGTCGACATTGGCAGGCCTGATTGACACCCAGTCGTATATTATCGATGACACACTCAACAATTTTGATATAATGTTGCCAACACTAACTCCCAATCGGCATCACCGGCCCTCAGTCGGCTTATTAGAAGGCATCAGCGAAATAAGCACATAACAGTTGCTTCCATGATCAGGCCATTAACTGCCCATTAAGTAGGCATTAACTGCCTATTCTACGACATCACAATATCGAAATAAATGGGATCCCACGTGCATAACCACCACAGATGGTTACCGATCacttgcctataaaaaggagataaaTGAACGGGGATGGTAAGCCAATTCTAAAGGTAGAAACTCTATCAATTTGAATTCACTAATGTTCGATCAACTTTTCActtctaacttaagcatcagagggtctccaTTGAAAATAATTTCGATCAGTATGGATGTTGTTTTGCAGGTTGCTCTCAAGCGAAGCTAGGTACATCGAAGATTTGGCCGCAACAAATTGGCACATCAGGAAGGGGAGGAACAATCATTTTGCCATCAATCATGATAAAAATGAGAGCACAACTCTCCACTAGCTCTGTTAGGCAGTCTTTCCCTCGAGAAGATTGTCCGCCACCACTGATGGAACCTAGCACCTCACGTCCGATCGTCATGGTGGACGCTCAGCAGTTTGCTGCCCTATTGCAGTAAGTTACCTCACTAATGGAGGCGATACATAGCCTCCAACAACAGCATCAACAACAATAGCAACAATAGTAATCAGCATCAAAAAAATCAGTGCCACACAAAGCGCCATCAAGGCACAGTCATCGTGCTCCACGACGATTATCTTCTCCACCCCCTGAACGATAGACTTGGCAGTCTCAACCATCCTGACATTTTGACCATGCCGGCCATCAAGAGTGAtggtctccttctccctctcNNNNNNNNNNNNNNNNNNNNNNNNNNNNNNNNNNNNNNNNNNNNNNNNNNNNNNNNNNNNNNNNNNNNNNNNNNNNNNNNNNNNNNNNNNNNNNNNNNNNCACACCACCCATGGTTCATAGAACCCCGAATTAGAACTCCCCCTTCTCTTCTCCAAATTACTTCTCTACCTCACAATCCTCGACAGCCCATTTCATTCGTGAGGGTAATACTGTCATTTAGCAGTCCCAGGCCGAGCCCGTGCTCGCCGGCGACCCAGCCCGCGTAGAAGAATTCCAAATAAAGCCGGCGAGATACATAGAGAGAGACGTAACGTCTTGACCTTTTCTGATCGAATGCTTCGCATATTTCTTCTTTTAAATCTTCCCCTCGCTTTCTTCGTTCTCTCCACCCATTCCAAGCAAACCCAACATACTCCCTTCTTCTCATCTCCTCGCTCACTCCGGCCCATTTCGCTCCGCGATTCCCTGAACCAATGGGAGAAGACGCACTGAGAGAGCTCCCTCTACCAGCCGAATCCCATCCCATTGATCAGCAATCACCCACGATCCGCGACGGAGCTCCGCTGGAAAATGGAAAGGTCGCCGGAGAGGAGGATCGGGTCCTCGGGCCACCATCCCATCTTCCGCGGCCAGAGGCGCCGGCGGGCCTGACGAAGACCCGGTCGACCGGTCCGGACGAGTTCCGGTCGATCGAGCGCTCCGTCTCCGTCAACTCCCCCGTCGTCGACGTCTCCTCCATCGGAAAGTACCTCCGCGATCGGGGGAACAGCTTCTCGGCGGCGATCGTGAAGCGGATCTCGTCCCTCAAAGAAACGGGCGACCCGGTTACCGAGTTCCACCTCTCCGGCCTCAAGGTCATCGTGCGGATGAAAGGGGACAAGGAGAGGGAAGAAGAGGAATCCAACGACCGAGATCACTTCGAAATCAAAGGCCGGATCAGCTTCTTTTCGAAATCCTGTTGCCGAGATTGCGGCGCCGTCCGATCGTTCTTCAGAGAAAAAGCGCTACCGTACGTTGAGATCAACCTGGATGTGTTcccggagagagagaaagagctgATCGAACGGTCGGGAAGCGCCGGCGTGCCCCAGATCTTCTTCAACGAGAAACTTCTGGGGGGCTTGGTAGCGTTAAATTCGTTGAGGAACAGCGGGGAGTTTGATCGGAGGTTGCGAGAGATGGTCGGCCGGCGGTGTCCGGAGACCGCGCCGAGCGTCCCGGTATATGGATTCGACGACGAAGATGAGTTGACGAAGGAACGGACGGACGTGATGTTAGGGATTGTGAGGGTTTTGAGGCAGCGGCTGCCTATCCAGGACCGCATAACGAAGATGAAGATCGTTAAGAATTGCTTCTCCGGGAGTGAAATGGTGGAGGCGATCATTCATCACCTGGATTGCGGCAGGAAAAAGGTACCGATCTttcccttccatcttctttaattatttaatttaaaattaacatTTATGAAATAATGAttcatcatagaaaataaaaaataattaattatttgccACTTCTAAGACTAAGAATTTATTAAGTTTTGGTGGTGAGCTGGGATTGGAGAGGCAATATCTAGTAGAATTATTACTAGTCGACTATTAGCGTCCGTCGTAAATAGAGATTATATTAGAAGAAATAGGGTGCAGATGTG from Elaeis guineensis isolate ETL-2024a chromosome 4, EG11, whole genome shotgun sequence includes these protein-coding regions:
- the LOC105042756 gene encoding uncharacterized protein; translation: MGEDALRELPLPAESHPIDQQSPTIRDGAPLENGKVAGEEDRVLGPPSHLPRPEAPAGLTKTRSTGPDEFRSIERSVSVNSPVVDVSSIGKYLRDRGNSFSAAIVKRISSLKETGDPVTEFHLSGLKVIVRMKGDKEREEEESNDRDHFEIKGRISFFSKSCCRDCGAVRSFFREKALPYVEINLDVFPEREKELIERSGSAGVPQIFFNEKLLGGLVALNSLRNSGEFDRRLREMVGRRCPETAPSVPVYGFDDEDELTKERTDVMLGIVRVLRQRLPIQDRITKMKIVKNCFSGSEMVEAIIHHLDCGRKKAVEIGQELARKHFIYHVFRENDFEDGHHQFYRFLEHDPAITKCFNFRGSTNDNEPKPAAVVGQRLAKLMSAILEAYASDDRRHLDYGRISTSEEFRRYVNLVQDLQRVDLFALPADEKMAFFLNLYNAMVIHAVIRLGRPGGVIDRRAFYTDFQYIVGGYHYSLSTIKNGILRLNRRQPYSLVKPFSATDKRLELAVEKLNPLIHFGLSNGTRSSPSVRFFSAEGVEAELRYAAREFFLNGGMEVDLGKRTVHLTKIIKWYSVDFGQDKDILKWILNYLDATKSGLLTHLLNDGGPVNIVYQNFDWSLDC